The following are encoded together in the bacterium genome:
- a CDS encoding NADH-quinone oxidoreductase subunit D: MNEKLLESLSDEFGDLASGAHAGDAWVRVDRAILHDVVRHLKERAGCELLLDVVGVDLSEHPDHLDDPTRFEVDYNLRSLAAGERLMVKVAVEEGQDVPTVSDLYASANWAEREVYDLFGVPFRGHPDLRRILCHHEFEGHALRKDYPIERGQVLSAPEKLFDDHEVARAAARAETATGTQLPSDLLTLNLGPSHPSTHGALRVECLIDGETIVEAKSEIGYLHRCFEKEAEDHTWAQVMPYTDRLNYVSAMLNNCIYAAAVEKMLGVEAPARAEAIRIVVSELSRIIDHLVCICANLVDIGALTNYWYFYNIREGIYYDIIEPLCGSRLTTNYARIGGLSHDIFEGFEAAVFRNLDKLQVAIREVTGLVARNRIFLDRTVGIGAMTTQQALDWGFTGPCLRATGLAFDLRKHAPYMGYDEYDFDVPVGEHGDTRDRIMVRIEEMLQSERIIRQVLARGLPGGPIIVDDPQVALPPKVQVYGSIEGVMNQFKLIYEGIKVPRGEAYGSGEGANGELGFHCFSDGGGAPYRIKVRPPCFPIFSAFATMIEGLMIPDAVAILGSINIIAGELDR, translated from the coding sequence ATGAACGAGAAGCTTCTGGAGAGCCTCAGCGACGAATTCGGCGATCTCGCCAGCGGCGCCCATGCGGGCGACGCCTGGGTGCGGGTCGACCGCGCCATCCTGCACGACGTGGTGCGCCACCTCAAGGAACGCGCGGGTTGCGAGCTGCTGCTGGATGTGGTGGGCGTCGATCTCAGCGAGCATCCGGACCACCTCGATGATCCGACCCGCTTCGAGGTCGATTACAACCTGCGTTCCCTCGCCGCCGGTGAGCGGTTGATGGTGAAGGTCGCGGTGGAGGAGGGCCAGGACGTGCCCACCGTCTCCGATCTCTACGCCTCGGCCAACTGGGCGGAGCGCGAGGTCTACGACCTTTTCGGCGTTCCCTTCCGCGGCCACCCGGACCTGCGGCGCATCCTCTGCCACCACGAGTTCGAGGGCCACGCGCTGCGCAAGGACTACCCCATCGAGCGGGGACAGGTGCTCTCGGCGCCGGAGAAGCTGTTCGACGACCATGAGGTCGCCCGGGCCGCCGCGCGGGCCGAGACCGCCACGGGCACGCAGCTCCCGTCGGACCTGCTGACCCTCAACCTGGGGCCGAGCCATCCTTCCACCCACGGCGCCCTGCGGGTGGAGTGCCTGATCGACGGCGAGACCATCGTCGAGGCCAAATCCGAGATCGGCTATCTGCACCGCTGCTTCGAGAAGGAGGCCGAGGACCACACCTGGGCGCAGGTCATGCCCTACACCGACCGTCTCAACTACGTGTCTGCCATGCTCAACAACTGCATATACGCGGCGGCGGTCGAGAAGATGCTGGGCGTCGAGGCGCCGGCCCGCGCCGAGGCGATCCGGATCGTCGTCAGCGAGTTGAGCCGGATCATCGACCATCTCGTCTGCATCTGCGCCAATCTCGTCGACATCGGCGCCCTGACCAACTACTGGTACTTCTACAACATCCGCGAGGGCATCTACTACGACATCATCGAGCCCCTCTGCGGCTCCCGTCTGACCACCAACTACGCGCGCATCGGCGGCCTTTCGCACGACATCTTCGAGGGGTTCGAAGCGGCTGTTTTCCGGAACCTGGACAAGCTGCAGGTGGCGATCCGCGAGGTGACGGGCCTGGTGGCCCGCAACCGCATCTTCCTGGACCGGACCGTGGGCATCGGCGCCATGACGACGCAGCAGGCCCTGGACTGGGGCTTCACCGGTCCCTGCCTGCGCGCCACGGGGCTGGCCTTCGACCTGCGCAAGCATGCGCCCTACATGGGCTACGACGAGTACGACTTCGACGTGCCCGTGGGCGAGCACGGCGATACCCGGGACCGCATCATGGTCCGCATCGAGGAGATGCTGCAGAGCGAACGGATCATCCGCCAGGTGCTGGCCCGCGGACTGCCGGGGGGCCCGATCATCGTGGACGATCCGCAGGTCGCGCTGCCGCCCAAGGTGCAGGTCTACGGGAGCATCGAGGGCGTCATGAACCAGTTCAAGCTGATCTACGAGGGCATCAAGGTGCCCCGGGGGGAGGCCTACGGCTCCGGCGAGGGCGCGAACGGCGAGCTGGGCTTCCACTGCTTCTCCGACGGCGGCGGCGCGCCGTACCGCATCAAGGTGCGCCCGCCCTGCTTCCCCATCTTCTCCGCCTTCGCGACCATGATCGAGGGCTTGATGATCCCCGACGCCGTCGCCATCCTCGGCAGCATCAACATCATCGCCGGGGAGCTCGACAGATGA
- the nuoB gene encoding NADH-quinone oxidoreductase subunit NuoB — protein sequence MAVTLDSPSNYLTTRLRQAVNWGRKYSLWPLPFGTACCAIEFMSTVSSYSDLSRFGAEAVRFSPRQSDLLIVAGTISYKQAPILQTIYAQMCDPKWVISMGVCASTGGFYNNYGTLQGIDRIIPVDFYVAGCPPTPENLMHALVTLQEKVQNEGLVPAAQRHAAGRGA from the coding sequence ATGGCAGTGACCCTCGACAGCCCCAGCAACTACCTCACCACGCGGCTGCGGCAGGCCGTGAACTGGGGGCGCAAGTATTCCCTGTGGCCCTTGCCCTTCGGGACTGCGTGCTGCGCCATCGAGTTCATGAGCACCGTTTCGTCGTACAGCGACCTGAGCCGTTTCGGTGCCGAGGCCGTGCGCTTCTCGCCGCGCCAATCCGACCTGCTGATCGTCGCCGGCACGATCTCCTACAAGCAGGCGCCGATCCTGCAGACCATCTATGCCCAGATGTGCGACCCCAAATGGGTGATCTCCATGGGCGTCTGCGCCAGCACGGGCGGGTTCTACAACAACTACGGCACCCTGCAGGGGATCGACCGGATCATACCTGTCGATTTTTACGTGGCCGGCTGTCCGCCGACCCCCGAGAACCTGATGCATGCCCTGGTCACCTTGCAGGAAAAGGTCCAGAACGAAGGCCTGGTGCCAGCGGCGCAGCGTCACGCGGCCGGCCGGGGAGCCTGA
- the nuoE gene encoding NADH-quinone oxidoreductase subunit NuoE, which yields MSATKGPGEMNAPAEQATAFDLSAEDRAAFDDIVARYPTKRSALMPTLWLIQDRHGYISDAAVAWTAARLEISEAKVRELISFYFMFRDVPQAAHVLQVCHNISCHIMGARPLLAQLEKKLGVRAGETTPDGMFALEGVECLGACGMGPCMLVGKHLYEHLTPKKADEILDSMRRGEPLPADTDRDLED from the coding sequence ATGAGCGCCACGAAAGGACCAGGCGAAATGAACGCACCGGCGGAGCAGGCCACCGCCTTCGACCTGTCGGCGGAGGATCGGGCGGCGTTCGACGACATCGTCGCCAGGTACCCGACCAAGCGCAGCGCGCTGATGCCGACCTTGTGGCTCATCCAGGATCGCCACGGCTACATCAGCGATGCGGCGGTCGCCTGGACCGCCGCCCGGCTCGAGATCTCCGAGGCGAAGGTCCGCGAATTGATCTCCTTCTACTTCATGTTCCGCGACGTTCCGCAGGCCGCGCACGTGCTCCAGGTCTGTCATAACATCAGCTGCCACATCATGGGCGCGCGCCCCCTGCTGGCGCAACTGGAGAAGAAGCTGGGCGTGCGGGCCGGCGAGACGACGCCCGACGGCATGTTCGCCCTGGAGGGCGTCGAGTGCCTGGGCGCGTGCGGCATGGGTCCCTGCATGCTCGTGGGCAAGCACCTCTACGAGCACCTGACGCCGAAGAAGGCCGACGAGATCCTCGACAGCATGCGCCGGGGCGAGCCGCTGCCGGCCGACACCGATCGGGATCTGGAGGACTAG
- the ndhC gene encoding NADH-quinone oxidoreductase subunit A — MAEQFVPLLTVVSLAAVLSLLFLGLSYWLGPRTPNRLKATIYECGIPVRGGIQVRFFVRFFLVALLFLLFDLEAVFLYPWALLFRTFLANGQAAFALGEMGVFVSVLVIGFIYVWKKGGLEWQ, encoded by the coding sequence ATGGCCGAACAGTTCGTGCCCCTGTTGACCGTCGTCTCGCTGGCGGCCGTCCTCTCGCTGCTGTTCCTGGGGTTGAGCTACTGGCTGGGTCCGCGCACGCCCAACCGCCTGAAGGCAACGATCTACGAGTGCGGCATACCGGTGCGCGGCGGCATACAGGTGCGCTTCTTCGTGCGTTTCTTCCTGGTGGCCCTGCTCTTCCTGCTCTTCGATCTGGAGGCCGTTTTTCTCTACCCCTGGGCACTCCTGTTCCGCACATTCCTGGCGAACGGCCAGGCGGCCTTCGCGCTGGGCGAGATGGGCGTCTTCGTGTCGGTGCTGGTGATCGGCTTCATCTATGTATGGAAGAAAGGCGGGCTGGAATGGCAGTGA